ACTGCTGTAAAACTACTCGAGACTTTACTTTCCATTGATCCTTCCAAGCGTGGGACCGCCTCCTCTGCACTCAAGTCTGAGGTGAATTCTTTATGCATTTTGATGTCTTCCTTTTTCAATAAGATTTATCTTTACCATAAAGATCGACTCTTCACTAGTTAACTATGAGGATTGTGTtccatgaatatttttcatacttGTTATTCTGAAACTGCTGTTTTAGTAGGACACGCATGCTGGCTTTTGGCTATTGCACGTAATTATGTTTCTGATTCTATGTTTCATGTTGGACATTTTGTAGTATTTCAGCACCAAGCCATATGCCTGTGATCCATCAGTCATGCCAAAGTATCCACCAAGCAAAGAAATGGATGCTAGAAATCGGGAAGAAGCTAGCAGGTATATGTCATTTCAGTGTTTTCTTCTATATATTATGGCAAAGCTATATTATATTTGCATTTTTCTCCTGCTTTGACTCTTATTTAtgaacttatttattattagtactACTATAGGGAATGAAAATTAAAGGTTGCTTGATCTTCGAAAACTTCAATCCAAGGCCTAAATTTTGGTCACATTCGCGTATGTTATATATCAAAACCTTATGCTGGAGAAATAGACGTCTGAAGTGAAAAAAGTTAGCATTTAGTATTCATTTAAATCATTCACCAGGTCCAAACTTGAGTATCTTAACCACCGAATTATGTAAAATGGATACTCAACTTAATCATGGCTTCTATTGAAACTACATCCTTAATTTATTTCCAATTTCTGTTACTGAAATCTTTGTCTTGTACACAGGAAAAAGATGCTAGGTAAAGGGAGAGAGACTGTAACATCAAAAAGGAATAATAGACGAGTCCAAAAAGTTTCCAATGACCATATAAATTTCATCAAACCAGCTTGGAAAGAGGTACTCTTGCTTTCAGTAACAGTGCCACGCTGCTTGaagaaaataactattttttattcacttctctttcttgtttgtgAAGGAAATGCAGAACAGTTCTCAAAATGTTTGCACAGGTGATGATGGTAGGGCACATGTTGCAAAAGTTAAAATAGGAGCTTTGCATAAAGAGCAACCAAAGCTTTCATGTGATGCAAAGTTTGAGGCTGCCCAAGTGGTGAATGGTTGCAATGGAAACAGTGTGTACTCTGGACCGGCACATGTCTCAGCATCCAGTGGCTTTACATGGGCTAAAAGGAGAAAACCAGAAGCTTCATCCATATTGTCTGATGGTTCAAGAAGCAAAATCAGTGCTCTGGATCCAATCTTTGTAAAAGGCACATATGATTTAACAAAACAAGGGATAGAAGTTTCAGAAAGGAAACATGGTCTCAACACAAGACATCAGGACAGGACTTTAACCCATGTATTACCAATATACCAGGCTCCTCGCTTTCATCAAAAATCATTCGATTTAGCTGATAAATACAACTCAAATTATTTCATGGAATTTGATTTCACAGATAAATTGGATGCTCTGATAGTAGATCAGGTAAGTTTGAAATCCTCAGGCGAATTTGAACACGTTTTATGATCAAACAAAACGATATGTTATCATTGCTGACATGGACAATATATATGCCAATTTTGATGACATTAACTGATCTGTCAGATCTGGTAACAAATACGTCAGGTGTTTTTCCATTAATAGCTGGACCTAAACTATTTCTAATggatttacattttttttactaattagtGGTTGTAAAACTTCCCTTGCTATAGATAACTTAATCCTCCAAATATCAGTAACATCACAATGATTTCCAAATGGTAAATTTAGTCCTCAAATGACTAATTTGATCCTGGTGAATAGTAGCTTTGCACTATTTTGATGCCTACAAATTAACACCAGAGAAGCAATTTGGTCTAATAATCTTTGGTAAACTAAATTATTGTTCTTAGAATATtccaatgatgaaaatgaaggtttgttttattattttatttactgttCATTGACATTCTTATCTAGTAGTGTTGTTTTCACCGAGTGTTGATCATATATGAAATCTTGATATGAATCAAAATACTTAAGTACTGCTCTATTTTAATCAGGTTGCATCTTATTTTATGTGCCAAAACTTTTACAGGGCCAGAGAAAATATGGTGAGCCTGTGAAGCTATCAGCACCAAAAATTATTTCATCAGATAAAAAGGATGAGTTGTTGCAGCGGAATGAAAATAATATGCGTCATTCTCTTCGTATGTCAACATCGGGAAGAGGTAAAGAGACTACTTTTATCTAAAGGTGACGTTACACAAGAAACAAACATAATGTTGCATAATGTTGCAGTATACATTTTTGGTCTGTAACTGCAGTTTTAAGGGTAAATCAGAAGCTGTTTAAACCAAAATTACAATATAACTCGTTATGAATACCAGCATATCAATTTGTGTATTACAGACCAATGATACAAGGATCGATGGAGAGGATTAATCCCACATCTTCAAGGGCTGCATGGCTAAGAAAACATTGTGGCCATTGATGATATCCTTAATGGATATCTGAACCATTATAACTTGTACTTCAGCTTTCTTGATTTTGGCAACAGCTACCcatattttgttcactacagAGTTAAGTGTACATATAGGACTAACTCTGAATTATACATAGGATTACAGTAACAAATTGCAGCTCCCAACTGTTGGGTGATATGCTTAAGGAAAAGTTAACTTTTCTAGTACAATTCTTTTACCTTGGTGACCCTCTACTTCAtttgttcatttatttatttcatcatGTTCCCTCAACCCTTGTATATGCTGCATTGCagatattctaaaaatattctTGCTCTCTTGCAAATAGGCAATACAAAGTACTACAATGAAGTTATACCAAAgcaattatacattttttctgGTCTTTGTGGTTCTAACACTTACATATATTGTAGGAGATTACTTCGTGCATTCTTTATGAAATcgaaaatgtattaaaaattttctGGATCACAGTTTCCAGAAATattctaaaagaaaatattttaactattcaGGATTATTCATTCTATAACAACTTCATTCACCATGTTCCTCCTCTGGGCTACAACAAACACATTAACGGTGTGGCCATGCTTGTCGGAATTTGTCCTTCATTGACGACATCATTGTTTGCATGAAGCACGTTGGCGTCGGCGTAGGTACAAAGGTTATGTAGGAAATTGCTTCGGCCACCATTGTAGTTTTGATATAACTTAAGCACTCAAAATATCAGTAGGTTATTGACCATGTAGATGATGTTCTCAATCGCAATGCCAAGAAAATCATTCAGGAAACTAAAATTGAATGTTTTCTCTGACATGCGTAAGCCGACATATCTTTTGCAGAACGTGTAACCCATGTACTTATTTGAAACATTCTAGATTTATATTCTAGAAGATGTACAAATTTTACaaggttatttttattataaaattgcaATTCTCAACAGCAATGTCATCGGTCTCCCTACTTCATAGTAAGCTTGGAAATGGGTCAATGAACATGTGGTGAAAAGCATTTATCATATAAAAAGCATAAAAGTTATTGaatgttaatttgtttttttttagtaatttaaaacatttgatggtaTAAATTTACTGCCTGCACTCTATGTTTATGATTATAGGTTTTAAAAGGTTATGAATTAGTAGAAAATGtcactcaaaaaaaaaaaaatactgtagAATAATAGTAAGAAAACTACTTATTCTTTTCTTAAGTCCTGCAGGATCATATGAAGAGAATTCATATTTATGATGATGAGAAAGAAGTAAAgtaatagaaaaggaagaaaaaataagTGATGTCCATGTTCATTTAGAAACAGAACCATGTATTGAAGTTATTATATGAACATTGGTAGTGACGACgaattatgaaaaattgtttctgtgttaggaattcaagtgtgagtctaagtcccatattggttaaaaatgagaaagtaaagcattatataaggataaagatacataaacccattgtcttaaggttttggattgagaatgatgtcaatgtcttatgtaaTTGGACTTAGACAGTAATATACACACGAATAATATTATTCAGCAAACAGTATTTTAGTTttactggggagatacaacaccttTTCTACCCTTTGACCCATTATTATTTAAGTGTTTTCTTCTAGTGATTCATGTATCACTACTAACACAtcctatatttataaataatccAAAGAAAACAAGGTACCGAAGAAATTATCAGTGTATGTCTCAAAGAGTAAACTACTGGACAATTACTACAATTTCTTAATGATAAATTTACGGTcccaaatgaataattttttaagtagttaaaaactgatttcgaaatttattttggattttgcAATCAATTATGCAGAATCTTTTTACATTCTGATAACATTCTAAGAAGATGTAAGAATTTTGAAAGATTATTTTCGTTGTGATGAAAATGTGCAGGAATATTTTGTCAACCACAGTGTTATATTTGTTTCCagatacattttactttaaatcTGTGTCAACACTAAACCCAATGGTAGAGCTCTGTTCACCATCCTCGTATTATTGATTTTGTAGAATATAGGAGAATATTGCTGACCTAACACATGCAACCActtgaagagagagagagagaaagagagaggaatATTTCACTTAACTTCATTCAATTGATGGTATATTATGGCTCTTACAAGTGGTGGCATATTTGTAGgcataattttcttataaaatcatGAGAAAATAATCCAGACagtataaaaaaacattgtaaATCAATTTGTTAACTTTTGTAATAAGTACTTAAAAGTAATACCCTACTATGCTTTCTTATTGATTGCCGTAAAGAAATTAaactcaaataatataaaacatatataagaaCTTAGTAATGAGGTAAATTTAGGTTCGAATAAGAAAGTTATCCAAAAAGAACAATGATATAGGTGAGACAGCTACCAGAATCTTTTCCTAAACTTTTCGATGCATATTTGAAGATCAGGTCAATATTTAATGCCGCCATACATAGACAAATGTTTTGTAGTTAATAgtgttaaaaaatgaattttaaatctaattcaaattTACAAAATCGGTGTACGACTAGATATTATGGTGGCCTGATAGCAATTCATAACATATAACATGATAGGTTCAACAAATAATAACTCTTGTTAGGACAAACTTTAGATGACTCTGatacaatattaaaaaggaaactttaaatctaactcaacttTACAAAATCGGTTTGTAAGGTGAAGTTTGCATTACTTATATATCgtaaaatttgtattatcttCGGTCAGATGTGAAATTTTGATCATATAGCGCATGAGAGAAACATCTATTGGAAACATTTGTCCTTTCAATAATGCAATGACTTTCACTTGTTTACAGGTTACATTACAATAGTTAATAAAGAAGCACTTCTACCTTCCATTTATGTGGCAAAACATGTTAATCATCCTCTAAACTTCTTTTCCTGGAATGTACATTTGAACAGAAAACATAACTGCAGGAGTTGCATTCGACTTAAAACACCTTGACTCCCAGTTTTCCTAGACCGAGGAATTATACAAAGTAGCTAATACATACATATGTTTATTTATACTGTTGAATGCTATTGCCTCCAATCAACTGAAAACCTTTACAATTCACCCTCAAGAGTCATTAGCCTAGGTATTTGACCACTGTCATTGAGATCAATCTTGTTCAATCTTAGGCAGCACATTACTTTCTCTGGAAGCTCTTCTTGTTTCTGTGCCTGTATTAGGAATTTAGAGACAAATGTTGGCTGGTTATTTGTAGTCTTAACAAGTTtaaaagacaaatattttattttgatgacaATGGATGCCAAATATTATATCTAAGAATGCCAGAGTATGCAAACATGATACAATACCTGAATGGTTAGGCCTAAATCAAGAATGCCATCTTTCAAACGACCTCTAAATGCATCAAGTCCTTTCCTTGATATGTAGCTAAATCGATGAATGTCCAGATCAATCTCAAAGTAATTAGGACCCTGTTAGGAGATGAATAAACATGTCAATTCCATGCAAGGTGCTACAACAaatgttttgatgtttttttttttgtataataagGTAGAAATATGATTACTTTAAAACATTGATGTACCTTGTAAAAGTCGTGCTGTGGGCGTGAGAGTACAGGTTTTCCATTATAAGCATCTACTAGTTTCTTTTCAGCAGAACTCAAATTCATATCCTCTGAATTCACGAGTCCTACCATGATCTTTAGCCTTTCTCTAAAAGCAACACTAGTTTCTTTTGCAAAACCTTTGACCTTTTCTATCTCATCCTCAACTAATTTCTACATCATAAACAAACAAGAAACATGAACCGTGTTAGTAATATGGATTGTTGCGTATTAGAATATAGTATGTTGTGTAGGACTCAGCTTAAATATGTTACCCCAAATGAACAGAGAGAAACAATATTTTAACAACACTTCCATATAGCAGTGGACAATATATTTACCATAATGCTTTCCTGAAACTGGGAAGAAATGTGTTCATCAAGAGTCTCAGAAACTTTGAAATACAGCACAAGACTCATCCCTTCTCCATCACTATCACCAATGAACATTGCAGCTGGATATGTAGGCAACTGCCACAAAGCACAGAAGATACATGATGTTTGTGAAACCAAACAACAGTACACAGTCTAATAATTTGACAATGAATTAATGATGCATATGATGTTGTTGAATAAAACTCCAAAAAACTATACCTGGATATTTACGACAAGGAGTTGTGGAATTGTTCCTTTGGTCTTCACATTCACATTGGGTAGCTCAAGATATCGAGCAATATGATGTATTTTTCTTCGACAGACAAATAGATCAACACCAATAGGAGTGTAAGGACTGTGATTCGGTGCAGGGGACTTTTGCTTATCTCTACAAAGAGAATGGTTATTAGAAAGTTATATTTTCACAGAACTAAAATTGGTTATATCTGTATATAATGAAAACATGATGCAAGGAAGTTCAAGAACAGCATACTTGAAAAAGTTTTCACTTCGAAGATTAAATGTTGAGGGCGGAAGTTCTGACCAACAACCAGGAGATGGCTTTTCTCCATTCTGGCATGGAACTGTGAGCCCTGCTCTTGGTCGCAACAAGTATCTTTGTGAACGACCTTACATACAAATACAGTATTAAGGAGCTTAATTAGCATTGTtctgttaaatttaatttgatgcAATGAAGATTAAAGTGTTTGATGACTTACTAATATATTCATTTGCGTCCTCTACATCACAGGACTTTCGTTTGAAAGAAAGCTTGAACATATGTGAGAGTCGTTTGCTTTGGCGATTCATTGTTTTGTCATTGAAACTAACACAGGGTGGGATCCGAAGAAGGCCTGATTTGCGTGCAGTCTCTGGAGTTTTCTCTTCCAAACCATGTTTGTATTCCTTTATAGCTTTGAAGCTTCCCTGAGTTTTGCTTAAGCGACACATTCCACGACCTGGTGTACCCACAAGGCCAAAACCACTTTCATCTCTTCCCTTTAATTTGTCTTGATTGCTTCCATCAACTTTAAGATAGCTTTCATGATATTCTTCATACTGACACCTGGAATCTGCAAAACGTGATGATCTTCCATACTTGAGCACTTGACCACATGGGATGTTTCCGACCGTGCCGGTTACTATCGGAAAACCATCTGCATAGAAATCTGCAACACAAGGAaagaaactaaacaaaaaaacagCAATCTATAGTGTCCaaacataacataacataacaggtaatacatattatattaccTCCATGAACACTATTGAAGTCTTCATCTGAATCAGATTCCAGAATGCTGACCGAATCAAAATATGTTTCTTCTTGAGTCACTACTGCAAGCAGTGTGACATAACAAATTCATTTTACAACACCCAAGaagataaaaattgaaaacagtAAAGTGAAGAGAACTTACAGTTTGCATCGTTGTCATACTGACTGAGTTGCCATTGAAGCTGAGTAAGATGGAATACTGAATTAGAAACTTCTGAGCGCCTGCAAGCAGTAGTTGCACCATTTTCAAAGTCCATATGAACAAATTCACTTACAGAATAATCTGTCACACGCCCCCCTGCGCTGCCACTCTTTTTCAGGATGATATCATCTGGAATAGGAATGGGAATAGAACTTGAGATCTTTTGACGCCGTCTTGTTATCCGTCTACGGAAATTCCTTGGTCCTTTTTTTGCAGTAGAAGGCACTGATACGCAACCCCCCATGGTATAATGTTAGGAATATCAATTTCAAAGCCTCGGAACTTCCTTTCAACGGATCACAAAACTCAAAACCTGCACAATGTATGAAAGCAAATTCTAGAGCAAAGCAATGTTGGAAAACAACATGTGGATAAACGACATCATCTATATTTGTATAACACAAATCAAACTTTCATAACTATGAAGGTTGGTTTTACCTTTGGGCTCGGTGTGGaggaaatgaatgaaaaaaggAAGGCTGATAAACCAATGAAGATAGCCACAACCAAAACAAATTTATAGTACACATGCAGTCATGGATGCAGAGAGGTTTTCCTTTTGAGGTTGTTTCAAGGAAGCTATACTGTTGTCTCCTTAAAGGGAGAGCAAATGCACTTACATATATATGGAAAAGGCCGAAGAAAAGCAAAAGATCCTCATGTGATACATCAGACAAACAAAAAGCATGTAAAGAATGGTAAAGAGAAATGACATTATAACAACCTTCGGAAGAAAAGCTGTTATCATTTTTGTGTACAATGTATCTAtacagagaaaaaataattaaatgatatcctatagatataaaagataaatgttTATTGTTGTATAGGTAAAAGGTTGTTTGTATAACGTGAAATATCgtgtgaaaagaaaaaggtacATCAAAAGTGGAACACAAGATAATGGCACAGGCAAAAGAACATGCAGATTTCACAAACAACAAGAAGAAGACAACAACGCATAGAAATCTGAATCATACTGGAGTGCCTCCTTCCTTCAAATGTTATCTGATTAAAAAACATACTCCAAAAGAATTCTGGAATCCCTTTTTTAATCACTTTTAAAAGAATATCTATAAGCCAAAAGAAAAATGTCTGACACTCATACCAGAAAAGTTATATAGAACTGTAGCAGATAAGATATGTGACCGGCcaattcaacataaaaaaacgataaaaaagaagaacaacaacatGAATGGTGCCAAACAAACTTGTAACTCGATTGACACCGGCCTATGTAAGAATTGGAGTGAGACGTTGTTGTTTTTTTGTAGCgtgttatataaataaaataaaaaaagtattaatctTTGCTTGTAGCTAGTCTCTGTCAAAAGATCTGGTTAATAAGTTTTAGTGAAGCATTTCCTTTCTCCATTATGTTTTTCATCAGACTTTAACTTGAAACTTTGATTTAACAGATCTATACCTAACGTTGATATTGAATATTCATAGTTGGATAGCTCCAATAATAAGAAGAAAGAATTACCTGTTCTATCAGAGATCTGTTGGGTGGGGTATGATCTTCCTCTCCATGCAACaaggaaaaaatatgaagaactCAAAATAGAGGGAGAAGGAAGAACATGTGGAGGTGGGTCCGACAATGGCTATGTCGGATCCAGAACGTTGCACAAACACAACACCTTCTATGTGTCTTCCTGTGCAATAATTGCTCCGTTACAAACTACCTAATCAATCATTGTTAATGTTGAAGAAAGAATTAAAAGGAGAGATGAAGTGGGGTTTGAACAAACTTTGGTGAGGATAATAATAgctacatttatatatatacaatatcAGAAAAGTGGAAGGTTCCGTAAGATGATGATAATGGTGGAAATGGTGTTGATGTTTGTTTGGTCGTGGTGTTCCCCTTGAGTTTAGCTTCATCCACGATATTTAGCTGGATTTATCCAATGAAACATAAGCAACAATAACAGTTCCCACGTTAGCAACCATTTTGTACTACGCACGATCATGTCATCgtaattattctattttctcTCTTCCAAATTTGGATATTATCCTCTTACTAATaagtaaaacatatatatatatatatatatatatatatatatatatatatgtgtgtgtgtgtgtgtgtgtgtataaagCTTTTAGAGATCAAAGACTACACACTATTTGTTTAATTCGAACCTTTCTGAAAATCTGtgtttgttattatattatggTTCTGCATTACCAATGGTAGCGTTGAAGATGAAAGCAAAGAACGAGGCAAAGACACATGCAAGTGAAGAAGGATCTGTGTTCACATGCAAGTGCAGTGACGCACGTGCACCAGCACGTACGTTGATGTAAAAGGGAATTTATTTGGGTTAATGCAACCGTCCTAGCCACGGTGCACACGCTCTGCATCATATTATCACCACTGCACATGTCAACAATTAATAGAAACCAAAGTAGAAAATTTCTGAGGTAACAATTCACACTCAATTATTGTACTTGTCGTCTTGTTTCTTACTCAGAGATTCTCTGTATCTTTTGACTGTACTGGTATTAACTTCTGTGTGGATTTCTCAATTAGTGCTCCGATACCAATATCTTTTAGgtgcatttattttattatttttcagatCCATCAACCATGTTTCTTCCAATAATATGTTCATATTCTATTCTagttattgttataaataaaagaaaatgatgctTAGAAGTTTCGTAATAGACAAAATCATGAGAATAAGGCTTAGCTGAAGATTTGAGTAGCATATATAGATTTTAATAGTTCTGTTGTAAGAAATGAAGGGAAAATTTCTTAGTTAGTTAACGTTGTCTTTCAGATATGTATATCATTGAATAATATAGATCACGTCATCCACATTAaacagttttaattttaattaattttacttttagttGTAAGAAATTAAGATAGAGTATTCTACGAATATTTCTTAAGGAATTAGTTCTAAACTAAGTGAAAGGCATAAACAGAAAGGGggaaatatagaagaaaataggagataaaatgataaaatgatacaAGTTATATGAGGGGAAAAATcagaaagaaaagatgaaaaaaaaaagagaaatgaaagATTACAAGTATGTTTAATATTTATGGTACAATTAGCTTATTAGTGTTATATATGTTTTGGGATGGACTATATTTTGAATCTTAGACCAAAAATCTAAAATGCCCTCTTGTTTATTTgggatttttggttttttttttttttaaatctggtGACTTTGAAcccaaaattacaaaatgaagTTGGTTGACAAAATACTTACGTATCTAATTCAAGTCGAGTAAGACGATTTTTAAATAGAAGTCTTCATGTATCTAGACgatttttatgtaaattttgaAAAGGGTAAAGTCGTAACAACTTCAATTTATGCATGactttatctttttcaaaatttatatgaaaCCGTTCATATACATAACGACTT
This region of Vigna unguiculata cultivar IT97K-499-35 chromosome 5, ASM411807v1, whole genome shotgun sequence genomic DNA includes:
- the LOC114183651 gene encoding uncharacterized protein LOC114183651 isoform X2, which encodes MGGCVSVPSTAKKGPRNFRRRITRRRQKISSSIPIPIPDDIILKKSGSAGGRVTDYSVSEFVHMDFENGATTACRRSEVSNSVFHLTQLQWQLSQYDNDANLTQEETYFDSVSILESDSDEDFNSVHGDFYADGFPIVTGTVGNIPCGQVLKYGRSSRFADSRCQYEEYHESYLKVDGSNQDKLKGRDESGFGLVGTPGRGMCRLSKTQGSFKAIKEYKHGLEEKTPETARKSGLLRIPPCVSFNDKTMNRQSKRLSHMFKLSFKRKSCDVEDANEYISRSQRYLLRPRAGLTVPCQNGEKPSPGCWSELPPSTFNLRSENFFKDKQKSPAPNHSPYTPIGVDLFVCRRKIHHIARYLELPNVNVKTKGTIPQLLVVNIQLPTYPAAMFIGDSDGEGMSLVLYFKVSETLDEHISSQFQESIMKLVEDEIEKVKGFAKETSVAFRERLKIMVGLVNSEDMNLSSAEKKLVDAYNGKPVLSRPQHDFYKGPNYFEIDLDIHRFSYISRKGLDAFRGRLKDGILDLGLTIQAQKQEELPEKVMCCLRLNKIDLNDSGQIPRLMTLEGEL
- the LOC114183651 gene encoding uncharacterized protein LOC114183651 isoform X1, which codes for MGGCVSVPSTAKKGPRNFRRRITRRRQKISSSIPIPIPDDIILKKSGSAGGRVTDYSVSEFVHMDFENGATTACRRSEVSNSVFHLTQLQWQLSQYDNDANLVTQEETYFDSVSILESDSDEDFNSVHGDFYADGFPIVTGTVGNIPCGQVLKYGRSSRFADSRCQYEEYHESYLKVDGSNQDKLKGRDESGFGLVGTPGRGMCRLSKTQGSFKAIKEYKHGLEEKTPETARKSGLLRIPPCVSFNDKTMNRQSKRLSHMFKLSFKRKSCDVEDANEYISRSQRYLLRPRAGLTVPCQNGEKPSPGCWSELPPSTFNLRSENFFKDKQKSPAPNHSPYTPIGVDLFVCRRKIHHIARYLELPNVNVKTKGTIPQLLVVNIQLPTYPAAMFIGDSDGEGMSLVLYFKVSETLDEHISSQFQESIMKLVEDEIEKVKGFAKETSVAFRERLKIMVGLVNSEDMNLSSAEKKLVDAYNGKPVLSRPQHDFYKGPNYFEIDLDIHRFSYISRKGLDAFRGRLKDGILDLGLTIQAQKQEELPEKVMCCLRLNKIDLNDSGQIPRLMTLEGEL
- the LOC114183651 gene encoding uncharacterized protein LOC114183651 isoform X4 gives rise to the protein MGGCVSVPSTAKKGPRNFRRRITRRRQKISSSIPIPIPDDIILKKSGSAGGRVTDYSLQWQLSQYDNDANLTQEETYFDSVSILESDSDEDFNSVHGDFYADGFPIVTGTVGNIPCGQVLKYGRSSRFADSRCQYEEYHESYLKVDGSNQDKLKGRDESGFGLVGTPGRGMCRLSKTQGSFKAIKEYKHGLEEKTPETARKSGLLRIPPCVSFNDKTMNRQSKRLSHMFKLSFKRKSCDVEDANEYISRSQRYLLRPRAGLTVPCQNGEKPSPGCWSELPPSTFNLRSENFFKDKQKSPAPNHSPYTPIGVDLFVCRRKIHHIARYLELPNVNVKTKGTIPQLLVVNIQLPTYPAAMFIGDSDGEGMSLVLYFKVSETLDEHISSQFQESIMKLVEDEIEKVKGFAKETSVAFRERLKIMVGLVNSEDMNLSSAEKKLVDAYNGKPVLSRPQHDFYKGPNYFEIDLDIHRFSYISRKGLDAFRGRLKDGILDLGLTIQAQKQEELPEKVMCCLRLNKIDLNDSGQIPRLMTLEGEL
- the LOC114183651 gene encoding uncharacterized protein LOC114183651 isoform X3 — protein: MGGCVSVPSTAKKGPRNFRRRITRRRQKISSSIPIPIPDDIILKKSGSAGGRVTDYSLQWQLSQYDNDANLVTQEETYFDSVSILESDSDEDFNSVHGDFYADGFPIVTGTVGNIPCGQVLKYGRSSRFADSRCQYEEYHESYLKVDGSNQDKLKGRDESGFGLVGTPGRGMCRLSKTQGSFKAIKEYKHGLEEKTPETARKSGLLRIPPCVSFNDKTMNRQSKRLSHMFKLSFKRKSCDVEDANEYISRSQRYLLRPRAGLTVPCQNGEKPSPGCWSELPPSTFNLRSENFFKDKQKSPAPNHSPYTPIGVDLFVCRRKIHHIARYLELPNVNVKTKGTIPQLLVVNIQLPTYPAAMFIGDSDGEGMSLVLYFKVSETLDEHISSQFQESIMKLVEDEIEKVKGFAKETSVAFRERLKIMVGLVNSEDMNLSSAEKKLVDAYNGKPVLSRPQHDFYKGPNYFEIDLDIHRFSYISRKGLDAFRGRLKDGILDLGLTIQAQKQEELPEKVMCCLRLNKIDLNDSGQIPRLMTLEGEL